One Mycolicibacterium pulveris genomic region harbors:
- a CDS encoding CaiB/BaiF CoA transferase family protein, with the protein MSVDNVLSGVRVLEVAAWTFVPSAGAVLAEWGAEVIKVEPRAGGDPQRGLVTMGIVDEGGGAVNYMIEIPNRGKKSIGVDLSTSGGRDVVREVAKTCDVFLTSYLPDRRKKFGIDVDDIREVNPSIVYVRGSGHGPKGPDANKPGYDGVSYWARGGIATVLTEDAEELVRSRPAFGDLLGGMTIAGGIAAALYKKATTGQGSVVDVSLLGLAAWNLSPDVAVSQIHGGSAIPKFGHADAPNPLVGTYRTKDGRYVQLMMLQLDKFYAEAMRVIGLPELIDDPRFADPASRYENRVSLIALLDEAFAKRTVAEWREILAPLSGAWGIVQTPAEVCEDPAVTANGYVAQTETVNGVPFSIPTNPVQFDERSVVPTGAPEHGQHTEEVLMDAGLDWETIEKLKESGAIL; encoded by the coding sequence ATCAGCGTCGACAACGTACTAAGCGGGGTCCGTGTGCTCGAGGTTGCCGCGTGGACATTCGTGCCATCGGCCGGCGCGGTGCTCGCCGAGTGGGGCGCCGAGGTGATCAAGGTCGAGCCACGTGCGGGTGGAGATCCGCAGCGCGGTCTGGTCACCATGGGCATCGTCGACGAGGGGGGTGGTGCGGTCAACTACATGATCGAGATTCCCAACCGCGGTAAGAAGTCGATCGGCGTGGACCTGAGCACTTCGGGTGGCCGCGACGTGGTCCGCGAGGTGGCCAAGACCTGCGACGTGTTTCTGACCAGTTATCTGCCGGACCGCCGTAAGAAGTTCGGCATCGATGTCGATGACATTCGGGAAGTGAATCCGAGCATCGTGTACGTCCGTGGGTCCGGGCACGGCCCCAAAGGTCCCGACGCGAACAAGCCCGGGTACGACGGGGTGTCCTATTGGGCGCGGGGCGGTATCGCCACCGTCCTCACTGAAGACGCCGAGGAACTCGTCCGTTCCCGGCCGGCGTTCGGCGACCTCCTCGGCGGCATGACCATCGCGGGCGGCATCGCCGCCGCACTGTACAAGAAGGCGACGACCGGTCAGGGGTCAGTTGTCGACGTGTCGCTGCTCGGGCTTGCCGCGTGGAACCTCAGTCCCGACGTCGCTGTGAGCCAAATCCACGGTGGCAGCGCCATTCCCAAGTTCGGCCACGCCGACGCGCCCAACCCGCTGGTGGGCACGTACCGCACGAAGGACGGGCGCTATGTCCAGTTGATGATGCTGCAACTCGACAAGTTCTACGCGGAGGCGATGCGGGTGATCGGCCTGCCCGAGTTGATCGATGATCCGCGGTTCGCCGACCCCGCATCGCGGTACGAGAATCGGGTGAGCCTGATCGCCCTGCTCGACGAGGCGTTCGCCAAACGCACGGTCGCCGAATGGCGCGAAATCCTGGCGCCGCTCTCGGGTGCGTGGGGAATCGTGCAGACACCGGCGGAAGTGTGTGAGGACCCCGCGGTCACCGCGAACGGATATGTCGCCCAGACCGAAACCGTCAACGGCGTTCCGTTCTCGATACCCACCAACCCCGTCCAGTTCGACGAGCGCTCGGTGGTGCCCACGGGTGCGCCCGAACACGGTCAGCACACCGAAGAAGTCCTGATGGACGCGGGACTCGACTGGGAAACCATCGAGAAACTGAAGGAGTCGGGGGCGATCCTGTGA
- a CDS encoding nuclear transport factor 2 family protein has translation MSSSDRLESHLEIAQLPSRYAMALDARDLDALVALFVDDVDAGEHGKGRAALKSWYDEVLRRFYRSIHLICGHVIDFVDDDHATGSIYCRAEHEDGDGWFVITMRYDDVYERRDGNWYFVKRREHPWYSVDVTERPGPEFIRWPTDVPLRAPMPHRMPTWRAFWESGDPALPGRLSRRP, from the coding sequence ATGTCGTCGTCGGACCGGCTGGAATCCCATCTTGAGATCGCGCAGTTGCCCAGCCGCTACGCCATGGCGCTGGATGCGCGCGATCTCGACGCCCTGGTGGCGTTGTTCGTCGACGACGTCGACGCCGGTGAGCACGGCAAGGGCAGAGCGGCGCTGAAAAGTTGGTACGACGAGGTGCTCCGCAGGTTCTATCGCAGCATCCATCTGATCTGCGGACACGTAATCGATTTCGTCGACGACGACCATGCGACCGGCTCGATCTACTGCCGTGCCGAGCATGAGGACGGCGACGGGTGGTTTGTCATCACGATGCGCTACGACGACGTTTACGAGCGCCGCGACGGGAACTGGTATTTCGTGAAGCGACGAGAACACCCCTGGTACTCGGTCGATGTGACCGAGCGCCCAGGGCCGGAGTTCATTCGATGGCCTACCGATGTGCCGCTGCGTGCGCCGATGCCCCATCGGATGCCCACCTGGCGCGCATTCTGGGAAAGTGGAGACCCGGCGCTTCCCGGCCGCCTGTCCAGGCGGCCCTAG
- a CDS encoding acyl-CoA dehydrogenase family protein: MDFTFTDEQETVAKVARQLFEHRATPEHLTELEADEVRYDAALWSELAAADLLGIALPESVGGTGGGFLELGVLLSEVGYSVAPVPVYATLVLGADAIARHGDSDLQKRYLPGVVDGGTLLTAALAEPGSSDPTAPRTTARPDGDVWRLTGTKELVPAAQLAAAIVVSARTKDGPGLFVVETGDGVRVMPATTTNGEPFADVELTDAVGRRLSENAEGDIGTGIVEALYTRALVGLCAMQIGVTERALKLAASYTSEREQFGRPIGSFQAVQQRLADAFIDTEAIRWTTWHAAWLIAEGRPAEREAAIAKFWAAEAGARVTASAQQVHGGMGIDVTYPLSRYFLWAKQIELALGSASQQLARLGRTYAEGLTP, encoded by the coding sequence ATGGATTTCACCTTCACCGATGAGCAGGAGACCGTCGCCAAGGTGGCCCGACAGCTGTTCGAGCACCGTGCCACACCAGAGCATCTGACCGAGCTCGAGGCGGACGAGGTCCGCTACGACGCCGCGCTGTGGTCCGAGCTGGCGGCGGCCGACCTGCTAGGGATCGCGCTGCCCGAGTCCGTCGGCGGAACCGGCGGCGGGTTCCTGGAGCTGGGCGTGCTGCTCAGCGAGGTCGGGTACAGCGTCGCGCCGGTTCCGGTGTACGCGACGCTCGTCCTCGGCGCGGACGCCATTGCCCGACACGGTGATTCGGATCTGCAGAAACGCTATCTACCCGGCGTTGTCGACGGCGGTACCCTGTTGACCGCGGCCCTGGCCGAACCGGGAAGCTCCGATCCGACCGCACCGCGCACCACCGCACGGCCCGACGGTGACGTCTGGCGGCTGACCGGCACCAAAGAGTTGGTGCCGGCCGCCCAACTCGCCGCGGCCATCGTCGTCTCGGCCAGGACAAAGGACGGCCCGGGGTTGTTCGTCGTCGAAACCGGTGACGGGGTGCGGGTGATGCCCGCGACGACCACCAACGGCGAACCGTTCGCCGACGTCGAGCTGACGGACGCCGTCGGGCGGCGGCTCAGCGAAAACGCTGAAGGCGACATCGGCACTGGCATTGTCGAAGCGCTGTACACCAGGGCGCTGGTCGGTCTGTGCGCGATGCAGATCGGCGTGACCGAGCGGGCGCTGAAACTGGCCGCCTCCTACACCAGCGAGCGCGAACAGTTCGGGCGCCCCATCGGATCGTTCCAGGCTGTCCAACAACGTCTGGCCGACGCGTTCATCGACACCGAAGCGATCCGTTGGACCACCTGGCACGCGGCATGGCTGATCGCCGAGGGACGACCCGCCGAGCGGGAGGCGGCGATCGCCAAGTTCTGGGCCGCCGAAGCCGGGGCGCGCGTCACCGCGTCGGCCCAGCAGGTGCACGGCGGCATGGGCATCGACGTGACCTACCCCTTGTCCCGATACTTCCTGTGGGCCAAGCAGATTGAACTCGCACTCGGATCTGCTTCCCAGCAGTTGGCTCGGCTCGGCAGAACGTACGCGGAAGGACTGACCCCATGA
- a CDS encoding MaoC family dehydratase: MTSTLNRTTTLAWKDVSVGDEVTPMEIPVTTTLIVAGAIASRDYMPVHHDRDFANSQGSKDIFLNILTTNGLCVRFLHDWAGPEAMVKKLSIRLGVPAYPNDSLRFEGSVTGKSSANGEGFVEVAFKGTNSLGDHVTGTAVLSLLDGVEA, from the coding sequence ATGACCTCTACTCTCAACCGCACCACCACGCTGGCGTGGAAGGACGTCAGCGTCGGCGACGAGGTGACGCCGATGGAAATCCCCGTCACCACCACGCTGATCGTGGCCGGCGCCATCGCTTCCCGCGACTACATGCCGGTGCACCACGACCGCGACTTCGCCAACTCCCAAGGGTCCAAGGACATCTTCCTCAACATCCTGACCACCAACGGGCTGTGTGTCAGGTTCCTGCACGACTGGGCGGGACCCGAGGCCATGGTCAAGAAGCTGTCCATCCGACTCGGGGTGCCCGCCTATCCGAACGACTCGCTGCGGTTCGAGGGCAGCGTGACCGGCAAGTCGTCGGCCAACGGCGAAGGCTTTGTCGAGGTCGCCTTCAAGGGCACCAACAGCCTCGGCGATCACGTCACCGGCACCGCGGTGCTCAGTCTGCTCGACGGGGTCGAGGCATGA
- a CDS encoding acyl-CoA dehydrogenase family protein, with the protein MDFDYTPEQERLREEFRERLAAVMTPERRAAVAGRMEGGDAVRECRRALGEAGLLGVAWPVEYGGRGLTALEQYIFNEEARRVNAPLPMITLNTVGPTLIQYGTEEQKQKFLPAILQGTVDFAIGYSEPGAGSDLASLRTTAVRDGDDFVINGSKMFTSGAEFADYIWLAARTDPEAKKHKGITVFIVPTDSPGFSWKPLHTMPGVSTYYTFYDDVRVPESAIVLGENQGWKLVTNQLNLERAALGNLGALEPLFAKTLEWARTTPLDDGRVIDQPWVQQALARVEAQVAAYRLLNLRVNTSMSSGALGMGEASAAKVFGTELTQQVARELLDVVGQAGTRKGSDAPLRGELESAYRLAVINTFGGGANELQRDIIAMAGLGMPRAPRDMRAS; encoded by the coding sequence ATGGATTTCGACTACACACCCGAACAGGAGCGACTCCGAGAAGAGTTCCGGGAGCGGCTGGCGGCCGTGATGACCCCGGAGCGGCGCGCAGCGGTCGCAGGCCGGATGGAAGGCGGCGACGCGGTGCGGGAGTGCAGGCGGGCGCTGGGCGAAGCCGGCCTGCTCGGCGTCGCGTGGCCGGTGGAGTACGGCGGCCGCGGGCTGACCGCGCTGGAGCAGTACATCTTCAACGAAGAGGCGCGCCGGGTGAACGCACCGTTGCCGATGATCACGCTCAACACCGTCGGCCCCACCCTGATCCAATACGGCACCGAGGAGCAGAAGCAGAAGTTCCTGCCCGCGATCCTTCAGGGCACCGTCGACTTCGCGATCGGCTACTCCGAACCCGGCGCGGGCAGCGACCTGGCGTCGTTGCGCACCACTGCGGTCCGCGACGGTGATGACTTCGTCATCAACGGCTCCAAGATGTTCACCAGCGGAGCGGAATTCGCCGACTACATCTGGTTGGCGGCACGCACCGACCCAGAAGCCAAGAAACACAAGGGCATCACGGTGTTCATCGTGCCAACCGACTCGCCGGGCTTCTCCTGGAAGCCGCTACACACCATGCCCGGTGTGTCGACCTACTACACGTTCTACGACGACGTGCGGGTACCCGAGAGCGCCATCGTGCTCGGCGAGAACCAAGGCTGGAAGCTGGTGACCAACCAGCTGAACCTCGAACGCGCCGCGCTGGGCAATCTCGGCGCGCTCGAGCCGCTGTTCGCCAAGACCCTGGAATGGGCGAGGACCACACCGCTGGACGATGGACGCGTGATCGACCAGCCATGGGTCCAGCAGGCGCTCGCCCGCGTCGAGGCGCAGGTCGCCGCCTACCGACTGCTCAACCTGCGGGTCAACACGAGCATGAGCTCCGGCGCGCTCGGCATGGGAGAAGCCTCCGCGGCAAAGGTTTTCGGCACCGAACTCACCCAGCAGGTGGCCCGCGAGCTGCTCGACGTCGTCGGGCAGGCCGGTACACGTAAGGGTTCCGACGCGCCGCTGAGGGGCGAGCTCGAGAGCGCCTACCGGCTGGCCGTCATCAACACCTTCGGCGGGGGCGCGAACGAACTGCAACGCGACATCATCGCCATGGCCGGCCTCGGAATGCCGCGGGCACCCCGTGACATGCGAGCGTCCTGA
- a CDS encoding lipid-transfer protein: MRDGIGGKAALVGIGQTEFSKESGRTEMQLACEAVKAAIEDAGLSPKDIDGMVTFTVDENEEIEVARNVGIENLTFFTRVPHGGGAAAGTVMQAAMAVATGAAEAVVCYRAFNERSGFRFGGAGRQPGVTPLWMAPYAPFGFMTPAAWVALHAQRYMTTYGVTNADFGKISVIDRKHAANNPDAWFYRKPITLEQHQESRWIIEPVLRLLDCCQESDGGVAMVVTSVERARDLAKPPAVITAAAQGAAYDGEVMTSYYRDDITGLPEMGVVGDKLWRNSGLKPDDISTAFLYDHFTPFVFTQLEELGFCGRGEAKDFVSVDELSLGGRMPINTNGGLLGEAYIHGMNGITEGVRQIRGTSYNQVDDVEHVLVTSGTGVPTSGLILAPDR, encoded by the coding sequence ATGAGAGATGGCATCGGCGGTAAGGCCGCGCTCGTCGGCATCGGCCAGACCGAGTTCTCCAAGGAGTCGGGCCGGACCGAGATGCAACTCGCTTGCGAGGCAGTCAAAGCCGCGATCGAGGACGCTGGGCTGAGCCCCAAGGACATCGACGGCATGGTGACCTTCACCGTCGACGAGAACGAGGAGATCGAGGTCGCCCGCAACGTCGGCATCGAGAACCTCACGTTCTTCACCCGCGTTCCGCACGGCGGCGGGGCCGCCGCGGGAACCGTGATGCAGGCCGCCATGGCGGTCGCCACGGGCGCCGCCGAAGCGGTCGTCTGCTACCGGGCGTTCAACGAGCGCTCCGGGTTCCGGTTCGGCGGCGCCGGCCGTCAACCCGGCGTGACCCCGCTGTGGATGGCGCCGTATGCCCCGTTCGGATTCATGACGCCCGCGGCATGGGTCGCCCTGCACGCCCAGCGTTACATGACCACCTACGGGGTCACCAACGCCGACTTCGGCAAGATCTCGGTGATCGACCGCAAGCACGCGGCCAACAACCCCGATGCCTGGTTCTACCGGAAGCCGATCACCCTCGAACAGCACCAGGAGTCCCGCTGGATCATCGAACCAGTGCTGCGGCTGCTCGACTGCTGCCAGGAGAGCGACGGTGGGGTCGCGATGGTGGTCACCAGCGTCGAACGCGCTCGCGATCTCGCCAAGCCGCCTGCCGTGATCACCGCGGCGGCCCAGGGCGCGGCCTACGACGGCGAGGTGATGACCAGTTACTACCGCGACGACATCACCGGTCTGCCCGAGATGGGGGTGGTCGGCGACAAGCTGTGGCGCAACTCTGGATTGAAACCGGACGACATCTCGACCGCATTTCTCTACGACCATTTCACCCCGTTCGTGTTCACCCAGCTCGAGGAACTCGGATTCTGCGGCCGAGGCGAAGCCAAGGACTTCGTGTCGGTCGACGAGCTCTCGCTCGGCGGCCGAATGCCGATCAACACCAACGGCGGTCTGCTCGGCGAGGCCTACATCCATGGCATGAACGGCATCACCGAAGGGGTCCGCCAGATTCGCGGCACCTCGTACAACCAGGTCGACGACGTCGAGCACGTCCTGGTCACGTCGGGCACCGGCGTTCCGACCAGCGGCCTCATCCTCGCACCCGACCGGTGA
- a CDS encoding Zn-ribbon domain-containing OB-fold protein, with amino-acid sequence MASRLAPSISPDTEFFWSGLKEHELRIQRCTDCKTLRVPPRPMCGSCQSLNWDYVVSSGRGTVYSFVMPKYPPLPFLEYPYVVALIELDEGVRIVSNLCDIEPEAIEVGMAVEVFYETFEALPSGDELVLHQFRPAR; translated from the coding sequence ATGGCCAGCAGACTCGCCCCCTCGATCAGCCCGGACACGGAATTCTTCTGGTCGGGACTCAAAGAGCACGAGCTACGGATCCAGCGCTGCACGGACTGCAAGACGTTGCGGGTACCGCCCCGCCCGATGTGCGGCAGCTGCCAGTCGCTGAACTGGGACTACGTGGTGTCCAGCGGGCGCGGCACGGTCTACAGCTTCGTGATGCCGAAATACCCGCCCCTGCCGTTCCTCGAATACCCCTATGTCGTCGCGCTCATCGAGCTCGACGAGGGGGTGCGCATCGTGTCGAACCTCTGCGACATCGAACCGGAGGCGATCGAGGTCGGAATGGCCGTGGAGGTCTTCTATGAGACCTTCGAGGCCCTGCCGAGCGGGGACGAGCTGGTGTTGCATCAGTTCCGGCCGGCCCGCTGA
- a CDS encoding cytochrome P450: MSPEIGNASVEFDPFSQDFFDGAYDTYRRLRDEAPVYYNAKWDFWALTRYEDVTPATKDHETFSSAKGATLDMVKAHDDAIPVPKVIISMDPPEHQKMRRLVSNVFTPRAIAALEDMVRDKVYERIEALNPKSFDVVADFSALFLNEVITTMLGVPEEDRDQIRRWLDLLLERRPGEIAVPREGYEASMNTGLYYYDLVQQRRAAPRDDMISRLIETEIERDGVVEKLTDVDITGFATMLGGAGAETVTKLIGNAMVAFADFPDQWRKLRDDRSKIPAAIEELLRYEAPSQYQVRTATRDVTYYGTTIPKDAAVLLVTGSALRDERMFDDPDRLDIDRERKMGFNLAFGYGVHSCLGAALARMESRIALNALLDLIPEYEVDRDGLRRVAMSNVCGYANVPVRSRS; encoded by the coding sequence ATGTCACCGGAAATAGGCAACGCATCCGTCGAATTCGACCCGTTCTCACAGGACTTCTTCGACGGCGCGTATGACACCTACCGGCGTCTGCGAGACGAGGCCCCCGTCTACTACAACGCGAAGTGGGACTTTTGGGCGCTGACGCGCTACGAGGACGTGACCCCCGCGACGAAGGATCACGAGACCTTCTCTTCGGCCAAGGGCGCGACGCTGGACATGGTCAAGGCGCACGACGACGCGATTCCTGTGCCGAAGGTGATCATCTCGATGGACCCGCCGGAGCACCAGAAGATGCGCCGGCTGGTGAGCAACGTCTTCACCCCGCGTGCGATCGCGGCGCTGGAAGACATGGTGCGCGACAAGGTCTACGAGCGCATCGAGGCGCTCAACCCGAAGAGTTTCGACGTCGTCGCGGACTTCTCCGCGCTGTTCCTGAACGAGGTCATCACGACCATGCTCGGAGTGCCCGAGGAGGATCGCGACCAGATCCGGCGCTGGCTGGACCTTCTGCTCGAGCGTCGCCCCGGTGAAATAGCGGTCCCCAGAGAGGGATACGAGGCCTCCATGAACACCGGCCTCTATTATTACGACCTCGTACAGCAACGCAGGGCAGCGCCCCGGGATGACATGATCAGCCGTCTTATCGAGACCGAGATCGAACGCGACGGTGTGGTGGAAAAGCTCACCGACGTCGACATCACGGGCTTTGCGACGATGCTCGGCGGCGCGGGCGCCGAAACGGTCACCAAACTGATCGGCAACGCGATGGTCGCGTTCGCCGACTTCCCCGACCAGTGGCGAAAGCTCCGCGACGACCGAAGCAAGATCCCGGCCGCGATCGAGGAACTACTTCGGTACGAGGCGCCGTCGCAGTATCAGGTCCGGACCGCGACGCGAGACGTCACCTACTACGGCACCACCATCCCGAAAGATGCGGCCGTGTTGCTCGTCACGGGCTCGGCGCTTCGCGACGAGCGGATGTTCGACGACCCCGACCGGTTGGACATCGATCGGGAACGCAAGATGGGCTTCAATCTCGCGTTCGGCTATGGCGTGCACAGTTGCCTGGGAGCCGCCTTGGCGCGGATGGAAAGCCGTATCGCGCTCAACGCGCTGCTCGACCTCATTCCAGAGTACGAGGTCGACCGGGACGGTTTGCGGCGCGTGGCGATGTCGAACGTCTGCGGTTATGCGAACGTCCCGGTGCGCAGCAGGTCCTGA
- a CDS encoding FAS1-like dehydratase domain-containing protein: MTDTAKDDLRERLDALIGKPTDGVGKPVHAPDPVNTAMIRHWAYAIGDMNPAYLDPEFAENSRYGAIVSPPVMLQSWTMPPPKLEGIHERGGVPIEMKGENPLQFLSDAGYTGIIATNSEFEIERYPRVGDQITSETVFESISDEKKTAMGNGFFVTWVTTYRDQDGEVIGRQWFRTLRFKTGN, encoded by the coding sequence GTGACCGACACAGCCAAAGACGACTTGCGTGAACGCCTCGACGCACTCATCGGCAAGCCCACCGACGGCGTGGGCAAGCCCGTGCACGCGCCGGATCCGGTGAACACGGCGATGATCCGGCACTGGGCGTACGCCATCGGCGACATGAACCCGGCCTACCTCGATCCCGAGTTCGCCGAGAACTCGCGCTACGGCGCGATCGTTTCGCCGCCGGTGATGCTGCAGAGCTGGACGATGCCGCCGCCGAAGCTGGAGGGCATTCACGAGCGCGGCGGTGTGCCGATCGAGATGAAGGGCGAAAATCCCCTGCAGTTCCTCTCCGACGCCGGCTACACCGGCATCATCGCGACCAACTCCGAGTTCGAGATCGAGCGGTATCCCCGCGTCGGCGACCAGATCACGTCAGAGACGGTCTTCGAGTCGATCTCGGATGAGAAGAAGACGGCCATGGGTAACGGTTTCTTCGTCACGTGGGTCACCACCTACCGCGATCAGGACGGCGAGGTCATCGGACGCCAATGGTTCCGGACCCTGCGATTCAAGACGGGAAACTGA
- a CDS encoding cytochrome P450, which translates to MHSPDFYAGDPYPAYRELRNSAPVVWNDVTDFWALTKYEDVRFVSGHPLLFSSTHGITIPDPSQPEPVQEGNLIFTDPPRHRQLRKLINAGFTRRQVSLLEPKIRNIVNGIVGGIDPSREYEFAEEIAAPLPTRMIAEMLGAPPEDWEKFRTWSDAAVGTADPDIEMNHLVALGELYAYFTELIDARRSGKVSGQDDLLSILAAAEVDGERLSDADLLNFSFLLLVAGNETTRNLIALGTVALLQHPDQFALLRSDPSLLTCAVEEMLRFTSPVTHMARRATEDVEIRGQKIIAGDTVVMLYGSANRDEEIFGPTSEEFDITRNPNPHIAFGAGEHACLGAQLARLEARIMFEVLLGTYPSIELTGDVTRLRATMVPGVKRMPVRLGASR; encoded by the coding sequence CTGCACTCCCCCGACTTCTACGCGGGCGACCCGTATCCGGCTTATCGCGAACTGCGCAACAGCGCACCGGTGGTGTGGAACGACGTCACCGACTTCTGGGCGTTGACGAAGTACGAGGACGTGCGGTTCGTTTCCGGTCATCCCCTGCTGTTCTCGTCGACTCACGGCATCACCATTCCGGATCCCAGCCAGCCCGAACCCGTCCAGGAAGGCAACCTGATCTTCACGGACCCGCCCCGGCACCGGCAGCTGCGCAAGCTCATCAACGCCGGGTTCACCCGCCGCCAGGTGTCGTTGCTGGAACCCAAGATCCGCAACATCGTCAACGGCATCGTCGGCGGCATCGACCCCTCCCGGGAGTACGAGTTCGCCGAGGAGATCGCCGCACCCCTGCCCACCAGGATGATCGCCGAGATGCTCGGCGCCCCGCCCGAGGACTGGGAGAAGTTCCGCACCTGGTCGGACGCGGCCGTCGGCACCGCGGACCCCGACATCGAGATGAATCACCTCGTCGCACTCGGCGAGCTCTACGCGTACTTCACCGAGCTGATCGACGCCCGGCGCTCCGGCAAGGTCTCCGGGCAGGACGATCTGCTGAGCATCCTGGCCGCCGCCGAGGTCGACGGGGAGCGCCTCAGCGACGCCGATCTGCTCAACTTCTCGTTCCTGCTTCTGGTGGCGGGTAACGAGACCACCCGCAACCTCATCGCGCTGGGCACGGTGGCGCTGCTGCAGCATCCCGACCAGTTCGCGCTGCTTCGTTCGGATCCGTCACTGCTGACGTGCGCGGTCGAGGAGATGTTGCGATTCACCAGCCCGGTGACGCACATGGCGCGCAGGGCCACCGAAGATGTCGAAATCCGCGGACAGAAGATCATCGCCGGTGACACGGTGGTGATGTTGTACGGCTCGGCTAACCGGGACGAGGAGATCTTCGGCCCCACCAGCGAGGAGTTCGACATCACCCGGAACCCCAACCCGCACATCGCCTTCGGTGCCGGTGAACATGCCTGCCTCGGTGCTCAGCTGGCGCGACTGGAGGCCCGGATCATGTTCGAGGTCCTCCTCGGTACCTACCCGAGCATCGAGCTGACCGGCGACGTGACGCGCCTGCGCGCGACGATGGTGCCGGGCGTCAAACGCATGCCGGTGCGCTTGGGGGCGAGCCGCTGA
- a CDS encoding TetR/AcrR family transcriptional regulator, translating into MTQSVAVDTRDVIISAAFACFRTRGLAKTTIVDIAREAGVSRSTFYEYFRDKETIVEACAEAASQRFYRNMAKAIDRHGGSTLEGRLVRAAVFVTQARRVVEPEAYFDPEEVNLMMTKNAAALLKDCAEFLAPYVAAARLTGEVRADLDVPSATEWFARMLFSLFTTPSPMIDMRDDDAVADFVRAYVVNGFVDGNTRRR; encoded by the coding sequence GTGACGCAGTCGGTGGCGGTCGATACCCGAGATGTCATCATCTCGGCGGCCTTCGCCTGCTTCCGCACCCGTGGACTGGCCAAGACCACCATCGTGGACATCGCCCGGGAGGCCGGGGTGTCGCGCAGCACGTTCTACGAGTACTTCCGGGACAAGGAGACGATCGTCGAGGCCTGCGCTGAGGCGGCGTCGCAGCGGTTCTACCGCAACATGGCCAAGGCCATCGATCGGCACGGTGGCAGCACCCTGGAAGGCCGCCTGGTGCGCGCGGCCGTCTTCGTCACGCAGGCACGTCGGGTCGTCGAACCGGAGGCGTACTTCGACCCCGAGGAAGTCAACCTCATGATGACGAAGAACGCCGCTGCCCTGTTGAAGGACTGCGCCGAGTTCCTGGCGCCCTATGTCGCGGCGGCCAGGCTCACCGGGGAGGTCCGTGCCGACCTGGATGTTCCCTCGGCGACAGAGTGGTTCGCCCGAATGTTGTTCTCGCTGTTCACCACTCCCTCTCCGATGATCGATATGCGCGACGACGACGCCGTGGCCGACTTCGTACGGGCCTATGTGGTGAACGGATTCGTCGACGGCAATACCCGGCGACGCTAA